One genomic region from Sulfuriflexus mobilis encodes:
- a CDS encoding DUF5062 family protein, which yields MKKLKHEAELVKEAIRAGVKYGEGRGVVEFEPTDSATVKIEYIYRLLVHDKLIQPLPQDQVSQQSMRHRLAIWASKQLPKGHPLLK from the coding sequence ATGAAAAAACTCAAGCACGAAGCTGAACTGGTGAAGGAGGCGATTCGCGCCGGAGTAAAGTACGGTGAGGGGCGCGGGGTAGTGGAGTTCGAGCCGACAGACTCGGCGACGGTCAAGATCGAATATATTTACCGCTTGCTGGTCCATGACAAACTGATCCAGCCCCTGCCGCAGGATCAGGTTTCGCAGCAATCTATGCGTCATCGCCTGGCGATCTGGGCGTCGAAGCAATTGCCGAAGGGCCACCCCTTGTTAAAGTAG
- a CDS encoding NAD(P)/FAD-dependent oxidoreductase: MLRLTDIKLPLRHSDADLSTAIVNKLAIQAGDLLGFTVFKRSYDARKKSNILLVYQLDVVLTDTAEKDVLERFSLQAFVKPSPDTSYHFVARASADFPTGDQQRPIIIGFGPAGILAALVLAQMGLMPIVLERGKDVRQRTKDTWGLWREGKLNTESNVQFGEGGAGTFSDGKLYSQVKDKRHLGRKVLTEFVKAGAPEEILTVSKPHIGTFKLVKMVENMRAEIIRLGGEIRFAHKVESIQREETGDGQGQITGLTLSTGESLPCRHIILAIGHSARDTFQMLLDQGVYIEAKPFSIGFRIEHPQSVIDQARFGEQAGNPILGAADYKLVHHCANGRSVYSFCMCPGGTVVAATSETGRVVTNGMSQYSRHERNANAAIVVGIEPQKDYPGHVFAGIDLQRKLETLAYELGGSNYKAPAQLVGDFLQGKPSTKLASVIPSYQPGVTLGDLSKALPPFAVAAIREAIPAFDKKIKGFAMADAILTGVETRTSSPICLKRGKDFQSINTRGLYPAGEGAGYAGGILSAAIDGIKVAEALAVDILN, encoded by the coding sequence GTCTTTAAACGCAGTTATGATGCCCGCAAAAAATCCAATATCCTGCTGGTTTATCAGCTGGACGTGGTGCTGACTGATACCGCCGAAAAAGATGTTTTGGAAAGATTTTCCCTGCAAGCCTTTGTTAAGCCTAGTCCCGATACCTCTTATCACTTTGTTGCCAGGGCATCGGCCGATTTCCCAACAGGTGATCAGCAGCGGCCCATCATCATAGGTTTTGGCCCGGCTGGCATATTGGCGGCACTAGTGCTGGCACAGATGGGCCTGATGCCGATTGTGCTGGAACGCGGGAAAGACGTCAGACAACGCACTAAAGATACCTGGGGTCTTTGGCGAGAGGGAAAATTGAACACCGAGTCGAACGTACAGTTTGGTGAAGGTGGTGCCGGTACCTTCTCAGATGGCAAGTTGTATAGTCAGGTGAAGGACAAACGTCATCTGGGCCGTAAGGTGTTAACCGAGTTTGTGAAGGCCGGTGCACCGGAAGAGATATTAACAGTCAGCAAACCGCACATCGGCACGTTTAAACTGGTGAAGATGGTAGAGAACATGCGCGCCGAGATCATCCGTCTGGGCGGAGAGATCCGTTTTGCGCACAAGGTTGAAAGCATTCAGCGTGAAGAGACGGGTGATGGCCAGGGGCAAATCACCGGCCTGACCTTGAGTACGGGCGAAAGCCTGCCTTGTCGTCATATAATCCTGGCTATCGGTCACAGCGCCCGCGATACCTTTCAGATGTTGCTCGATCAAGGTGTTTATATTGAGGCCAAGCCATTTTCGATTGGTTTTCGCATAGAACACCCGCAATCAGTGATCGACCAGGCTCGTTTTGGTGAGCAGGCCGGAAACCCGATTTTAGGTGCGGCGGATTATAAACTGGTGCATCACTGTGCCAATGGCCGTAGTGTTTATAGTTTTTGTATGTGCCCGGGTGGCACCGTCGTCGCCGCGACCTCGGAAACGGGGCGTGTGGTTACCAATGGTATGTCGCAATATTCGCGTCATGAACGCAATGCCAACGCGGCGATTGTGGTTGGCATTGAACCGCAGAAGGACTACCCTGGACATGTGTTCGCCGGTATTGATCTGCAACGTAAACTGGAGACATTGGCCTATGAATTAGGCGGCAGCAATTACAAGGCCCCGGCGCAGTTGGTGGGGGATTTCTTGCAGGGTAAACCTTCCACAAAATTGGCCAGTGTGATCCCTTCATATCAGCCAGGGGTTACCTTGGGGGATTTATCCAAAGCATTACCGCCGTTTGCCGTTGCCGCGATCCGCGAGGCCATCCCCGCCTTTGATAAAAAAATAAAGGGCTTTGCGATGGCGGATGCGATTTTGACCGGGGTTGAGACCCGGACATCGTCACCCATTTGCCTTAAACGCGGCAAAGATTTCCAAAGCATCAACACCCGTGGTTTATACCCAGCCGGTGAGGGTGCCGGTTATGCGGGTGGCATCTTGTCGGCGGCTATTGATGGTATTAAGGTCGCCGAGGCCCTGGCCGTGGATATTTTAAACTAA
- a CDS encoding spermidine synthase yields MTPWVLLDSAQVPGNGGELRLYQRGYEFSIKIVGRGELMNSRMHGSEDALAEQTCARLKCGLKPRLLIGGLGMGFTLAAALRHLGDQAQVEVAELVPAVVEWNKGPLGECAGQPLQDPRVSVHEGDVARILDNEQDTYDAILLDVDNGPEGLTRKGNDWLYSMNGLNAAYTALRPQGVLAVWSAGPAEDFIQRLRKVGFEVDEVRVRAHGEKGARHVIWFARRGR; encoded by the coding sequence ATGACCCCCTGGGTTTTGCTCGATAGTGCACAAGTGCCCGGCAACGGTGGGGAGTTGCGTCTCTATCAGCGGGGCTATGAGTTTTCGATCAAGATCGTCGGCCGTGGCGAACTCATGAATAGTCGCATGCACGGTTCCGAAGATGCGTTGGCTGAACAAACCTGTGCCAGGTTAAAGTGTGGCTTAAAGCCGCGATTGCTCATCGGCGGCCTGGGTATGGGCTTTACCCTGGCGGCGGCGCTTCGACACCTTGGTGACCAGGCACAGGTAGAGGTGGCTGAATTGGTGCCGGCCGTGGTGGAATGGAACAAGGGCCCGCTGGGTGAGTGCGCCGGTCAGCCGCTTCAGGACCCCCGGGTGAGCGTGCACGAGGGGGATGTCGCCCGTATTCTGGATAACGAGCAGGATACTTACGATGCTATATTGCTGGACGTGGACAACGGTCCGGAAGGACTCACACGCAAGGGTAACGATTGGCTCTATAGCATGAACGGTTTGAACGCGGCTTACACGGCGCTGCGTCCCCAGGGTGTGTTGGCGGTGTGGTCGGCCGGACCGGCTGAGGATTTCATACAACGCCTGCGGAAGGTGGGTTTTGAGGTGGATGAGGTGCGTGTCCGTGCACACGGAGAGAAGGGGGCGCGGCACGTCATCTGGTTTGCCAGGCGTGGGCGCTAG
- the fghA gene encoding S-formylglutathione hydrolase translates to MQRIESVKEFGGYLNRYIHESEVCHCEMTFSVYLPPQAETDNVPALYWLSGLTCTDENARIKAGAQRYAAEQGIALIFPDTSPRGDEVADDEQRYDLGKGAGFYVNATQAPWARHYHMYDYVTKELPALLELNLPLIPNVKSISGHSMGGHGALICALKNPASYKSVSAFSPICNPVNGAWGKGCFTAYLGDDTNTWKAYDATVLVEMGARVSDILIDQGTADEFYHEKQLLPENFQAVCEKAGQAVTIRMQDGYDHSYHFIATFIGEHIAYHAKALAVWRLVG, encoded by the coding sequence ATGCAGCGCATTGAAAGTGTCAAGGAGTTTGGTGGTTACCTGAACCGATATATACACGAGTCTGAGGTATGCCATTGTGAAATGACTTTTTCGGTATATTTACCGCCGCAGGCAGAAACTGACAATGTACCTGCCTTATACTGGCTATCAGGCCTGACCTGTACCGATGAGAATGCGCGTATCAAGGCGGGTGCTCAACGCTATGCTGCTGAACAGGGTATCGCTTTGATTTTCCCTGATACCAGTCCACGGGGTGACGAGGTTGCCGATGATGAACAGCGTTATGATCTCGGTAAAGGTGCAGGCTTCTATGTGAATGCTACGCAGGCCCCATGGGCAAGGCATTACCACATGTACGATTATGTAACAAAAGAGTTGCCTGCTTTGCTGGAGCTGAATTTGCCGCTCATCCCTAATGTTAAATCGATCTCCGGTCACTCTATGGGAGGGCATGGGGCATTGATCTGTGCACTTAAAAATCCGGCAAGCTATAAATCTGTTTCAGCCTTCTCACCAATTTGTAATCCTGTTAACGGTGCTTGGGGAAAGGGTTGCTTTACTGCATATTTAGGTGATGATACAAATACCTGGAAGGCCTATGATGCTACTGTTTTGGTGGAAATGGGTGCGCGGGTTTCGGATATCCTGATTGATCAGGGTACGGCCGATGAGTTTTATCATGAAAAGCAACTGCTTCCGGAAAACTTTCAAGCAGTATGTGAAAAGGCAGGGCAGGCGGTAACAATACGTATGCAGGATGGTTATGATCATAGTTACCATTTTATTGCTACCTTTATTGGTGAGCATATTGCTTATCATGCAAAGGCATTGGCAGTGTGGAGGTTAGTAGGGTGA
- a CDS encoding YajD family HNH nuclease, protein MKPDNDRLNQVVADARRARELREQDYRGQALKMYPHICGRCAREFNRQNLHELTVHHRDHNHDNNPADGSNWELLCMYCHDNEHQRQLEAQQGNTSTGGAKATTATHNPFADLKSMLEDKDK, encoded by the coding sequence GTGAAACCGGATAACGACAGGTTGAATCAGGTAGTGGCTGATGCACGCCGTGCCCGCGAACTGCGTGAACAAGATTACCGTGGGCAGGCGTTGAAGATGTATCCGCATATTTGTGGTCGCTGTGCCCGCGAGTTTAATCGCCAGAATCTACATGAGTTGACCGTGCATCACCGTGATCATAATCACGACAATAATCCGGCCGATGGCAGTAACTGGGAATTGCTGTGTATGTATTGCCATGACAACGAACACCAACGGCAACTGGAGGCGCAACAGGGTAATACCTCTACAGGTGGCGCTAAGGCTACTACTGCCACGCATAACCCGTTTGCCGATCTCAAGTCGATGCTGGAAGACAAAGATAAATGA
- a CDS encoding VF530 family DNA-binding protein, producing the protein MSGSQTNNPLHGVTLETVLTQLVERYGWEDLGRTISIKCFTHEPSIKSSLKFLRKTPWAREKVEALYLQSLASSE; encoded by the coding sequence ATGAGCGGCTCCCAAACTAATAATCCGTTACATGGCGTGACCCTGGAGACGGTCCTTACGCAGCTGGTGGAACGCTATGGTTGGGAGGATCTGGGGCGGACCATTAGCATTAAATGTTTTACGCATGAGCCGAGCATCAAATCCAGCCTGAAGTTCCTGCGCAAGACCCCCTGGGCCAGGGAGAAGGTGGAGGCCTTGTATTTACAAAGCCTGGCATCATCAGAGTGA
- a CDS encoding MOSC domain-containing protein, translated as MFKWPFLALRRREPLRLKAIFITASAGKPMQAVKTIQAIRDTGLQGDRYCEARGFWKSIDACQVSLITESDINKAKKGQQASLQAKLDNGGHRRNLVIDGIKTKQLQGKTFRIGTAIFSYHKPRPPCGYIEKVEGKGLCRALARNSGVCIRVVSSGTLTLGDAIEILNTDDKIESPGS; from the coding sequence ATGTTTAAATGGCCATTTTTAGCACTACGCCGTCGTGAACCGCTCCGTCTGAAAGCGATCTTTATCACCGCATCGGCCGGCAAGCCCATGCAAGCCGTCAAGACCATACAGGCTATACGCGACACCGGGCTGCAAGGTGATCGCTACTGTGAAGCAAGGGGGTTCTGGAAATCCATCGATGCCTGTCAGGTTAGCCTGATCACAGAATCCGATATAAACAAAGCCAAAAAAGGCCAACAGGCCAGCTTACAGGCCAAGCTGGACAACGGCGGTCATCGTCGCAACCTGGTCATTGACGGGATTAAAACCAAACAACTGCAGGGCAAGACCTTCCGTATCGGCACGGCCATATTCAGTTACCATAAGCCCCGCCCACCCTGTGGCTATATAGAAAAAGTCGAAGGCAAAGGCCTGTGCCGAGCCCTGGCCAGAAATAGCGGCGTATGTATTCGCGTCGTAAGCAGCGGCACATTGACGCTTGGTGATGCGATAGAAATACTCAACACTGACGATAAAATAGAGTCTCCTGGCAGCTGA
- a CDS encoding S-(hydroxymethyl)glutathione dehydrogenase/class III alcohol dehydrogenase, translating into MKARAAVAWASKKPLEIEEVDVMGPKRGEVLLKVVASGVCHTDAFTLSGNDPEGVFPSILGHEGGCKVVELGAGVKDLKVGDHVIPLYIPECGECEYCKSTKTNLCQSIASTVWTGYMPDGTRRFSKNGKDIFHYMGCSTFSEYTVVPEIALAKINKAAPLDKVCLLGCGVTTGIGAVLNTAKVEPGSSIAVFGLGGIGLSCVQGAVMAGAERIIGIDINPDKFEFARQLGATDFVNPNDIEGSFVEYMQDTYNGGPDYSFECIGNTHVMRDALECTHMGWGVSTVIGVAGAGQTIETRPFNLVVGRTWKGTAFGGVKGRTELPGYVDRYMAGEIEIDSLVTHTMPLEDINRAFDLMHSGESIRSVIMF; encoded by the coding sequence ATGAAAGCAAGAGCCGCTGTTGCCTGGGCGTCTAAAAAGCCCCTTGAAATTGAAGAAGTTGACGTCATGGGCCCAAAACGAGGTGAGGTCTTATTGAAAGTTGTCGCCTCAGGTGTTTGTCACACCGATGCTTTTACGCTTTCTGGTAATGACCCGGAAGGCGTTTTTCCCTCTATCCTCGGTCATGAAGGTGGCTGTAAAGTTGTCGAGCTTGGTGCTGGTGTCAAGGACCTGAAGGTAGGCGATCATGTCATTCCCTTATATATTCCTGAATGTGGCGAATGCGAATACTGTAAATCGACTAAAACCAACCTGTGTCAATCAATCGCCTCGACTGTCTGGACGGGTTATATGCCAGATGGCACCAGACGTTTTTCTAAAAATGGTAAAGATATTTTCCATTATATGGGCTGCTCGACTTTTTCTGAATATACTGTTGTTCCGGAAATTGCCCTGGCAAAAATCAATAAAGCGGCACCTCTCGACAAAGTCTGCCTACTAGGCTGCGGGGTCACTACAGGTATTGGTGCGGTACTTAATACAGCTAAGGTCGAGCCGGGCTCAAGCATTGCGGTATTTGGCCTCGGTGGTATCGGCTTGTCCTGTGTTCAGGGTGCCGTCATGGCGGGTGCTGAGCGTATTATTGGGATTGATATTAACCCTGATAAGTTCGAGTTTGCCCGGCAATTGGGTGCAACGGATTTTGTTAATCCAAATGATATTGAGGGTTCATTTGTTGAATACATGCAAGACACCTACAACGGGGGGCCGGATTATTCATTTGAGTGTATTGGCAACACACATGTTATGCGTGATGCCCTGGAATGCACGCACATGGGCTGGGGTGTTTCTACTGTAATTGGCGTGGCGGGCGCAGGTCAAACCATTGAAACCCGGCCGTTTAACCTGGTAGTTGGTCGTACCTGGAAAGGCACTGCTTTTGGTGGAGTCAAGGGCAGAACCGAGTTGCCGGGTTATGTTGATCGCTATATGGCTGGAGAAATTGAAATCGACAGTCTGGTTACACACACTATGCCTCTCGAAGATATCAACAGGGCCTTTGACCTGATGCATAGCGGCGAGAGCATACGCTCCGTCATTATGTTTTAA